The following are encoded in a window of Armatimonas rosea genomic DNA:
- a CDS encoding AAA-like domain-containing protein, which produces MSSEEPVDALSPKSSFFVTGGALGVNAPSYVVRQADSQLLTALECGELCYLLDTRQVGKTSLLARCGHQLRQQGHTTVLLDMSGLCSSDLQAGQWYLAMLRGISHTTQTTEECMTLWRSLPELAPLTRWRQALETIVLPRLTGRLYLFLDEIDALQNLTFPTQAFLGAIRELYQHRFDHPPLDRLVFCLAGAVTPSQLINDIKITPFNVGTQIEITNFTEEEAAPLLAGLGANRVQLLRRVLYWTGGHPYLTQSLCLAVRDSNVQSVRDVDRLCKEQFFSEEAWEKDKNVTFVRERVLGNADPNALLSLYLQVLQGPTAYDPTDSVAAQLRLSGLVIPKGGRLHVRNRIYQSLFGKRWVHEALLPAELLRQKKAMQQGVRRATAFYGALTGLVILGGLLTREARRADQATIKEHTTSKQLSLVQGELAQASGELKELQGKRLSLEQTMEQMRRDLTGMQREKQRLVDEKKRLQSDSRIRVAQLNASIITKQRDLSKIQVQVQRAEQQQRQLTQSRRQLLQRFGTARTVDEDRELLSYVRQQVQENMQQSALLQTESLTNLRSLISRPFFRRLRVTLPFVPRSQCFFPDGRRLLVAGESAWAVILDTHTGKVLQWLPTNIQGTLGYARISADGHWLILGAMNGEVHLRDLQQGLSKSIHVFKSGLQRTPIIAISGDSKYLFYSQPGSGGMLHNLLTGKTVEIKGSSGEITCADFGVDREGSIPTTTGLLLGSSDGVFQPWNVETGEPLKDPRTKDDSPINDDSPITSLLNSGPHDVVFARKNGMFAVWNWNQDFPVVPGYQDIRGKITQVNRMGEMILGLTDANVVQMWNYGTSQESLLSQTLFVTYEDTYEKIYNIVTSPENHAFSIVGSDYAVQIWQISLPLIPNGFGTPLHAEFASDGKSLLTATKEGHIRLSSLDTALLQWEGIPNLDENGNEIKSFTMPAMHQSAFLKKTDQFVAATRRGQIQVWKRQGELRRQGSNRVVLEGFKPLLRINAHKAAIQNFSYCPEQDLLISGSQDKTIKVWDTRDWHRLREIFVDAPVYSLRAARSARWVAAACSDGSTRVFDVSTGNLLTSLAPAGRELKLRTPTRPWDVEFTPDEQHVVVGETDGKVRIWDWKAKRLYGELNIRGSDISSVNFSPDARWLAVAGIAGLRSEGTVSLWRWPEAREALRRGETPRPALVVPISAKKINTVRFSPDSHWIVVASEDGLARVLPITAEACLLQSQKMLQSIPPGGGEVKVEFPTTAQAESPKKIQKP; this is translated from the coding sequence GTGAGTTCTGAAGAGCCTGTTGATGCCTTATCCCCTAAAAGCTCCTTCTTTGTTACGGGAGGGGCATTAGGCGTCAATGCCCCTTCCTACGTGGTGCGTCAGGCTGACTCACAGCTGCTTACGGCTTTGGAGTGTGGTGAGCTTTGTTACCTTCTCGACACACGTCAGGTGGGCAAGACATCACTGCTTGCTCGTTGTGGTCACCAGCTACGTCAGCAGGGCCATACGACTGTTCTGCTTGATATGAGCGGTCTTTGCTCCTCTGACCTACAAGCAGGGCAATGGTATCTCGCCATGCTCAGGGGAATCTCACACACAACACAGACGACAGAGGAGTGTATGACGCTCTGGCGCTCCTTGCCCGAACTGGCCCCCCTGACTCGGTGGCGGCAGGCGCTAGAGACTATCGTGCTACCACGCCTAACTGGGAGGCTCTATCTCTTTCTAGATGAGATAGATGCACTTCAGAACTTGACGTTTCCTACACAGGCTTTTCTTGGGGCGATTCGAGAGCTCTACCAGCATCGCTTCGACCATCCTCCACTAGATCGTCTTGTGTTCTGCTTGGCGGGTGCGGTGACTCCCTCCCAACTTATTAACGACATCAAGATCACGCCATTCAATGTCGGGACACAGATTGAAATTACAAACTTTACCGAGGAGGAAGCAGCTCCGCTCCTGGCTGGTTTGGGAGCAAACCGAGTACAGCTATTGCGGCGTGTACTGTACTGGACCGGTGGGCATCCTTATCTAACACAGAGCCTGTGTCTTGCTGTGCGCGATAGCAACGTCCAGAGTGTCCGGGATGTAGATCGCCTCTGCAAAGAGCAATTCTTTAGTGAGGAGGCGTGGGAGAAAGACAAAAATGTTACCTTTGTCCGTGAACGCGTGCTGGGAAATGCCGATCCCAATGCACTTTTGAGCCTTTACCTTCAAGTCCTTCAAGGGCCAACGGCCTACGACCCTACCGATTCTGTGGCCGCCCAGTTGCGCTTGAGTGGCCTTGTCATCCCTAAAGGCGGACGGCTTCATGTCCGCAATCGCATCTACCAATCTCTCTTTGGGAAGCGCTGGGTACATGAGGCTCTGCTCCCCGCAGAACTGCTACGCCAGAAGAAGGCGATGCAACAGGGAGTTCGCCGTGCCACGGCTTTCTATGGGGCACTGACGGGACTCGTCATCCTTGGGGGGCTATTGACTAGAGAGGCACGGCGAGCAGACCAGGCAACGATCAAAGAACATACAACAAGCAAACAGCTTTCTCTAGTGCAGGGAGAGCTTGCTCAGGCCAGCGGGGAGCTAAAAGAGTTACAGGGGAAGCGTCTCAGCTTAGAGCAGACAATGGAGCAGATGCGTCGTGATCTCACTGGTATGCAACGAGAAAAGCAGCGGCTAGTGGATGAGAAAAAGCGCCTTCAGAGTGATAGCCGTATCAGAGTTGCCCAGCTCAATGCTTCGATTATCACGAAGCAGAGGGATCTCTCCAAGATTCAAGTGCAGGTTCAGCGAGCGGAGCAACAACAGCGCCAACTAACCCAATCACGTCGTCAGCTCCTGCAACGGTTTGGCACAGCTCGAACGGTTGATGAGGATCGTGAGCTGTTGAGCTATGTTCGTCAGCAGGTACAGGAAAACATGCAACAATCTGCTCTGCTGCAAACAGAATCATTGACGAACCTGAGGTCACTCATCAGCCGTCCGTTCTTTCGTCGTCTTCGGGTGACCCTCCCCTTTGTGCCACGCTCACAATGCTTCTTTCCTGATGGGAGGCGTCTCCTCGTTGCCGGAGAAAGTGCCTGGGCGGTAATTCTCGATACGCACACAGGTAAAGTGCTCCAGTGGCTTCCCACCAATATCCAGGGCACTCTTGGCTACGCACGGATTTCCGCCGATGGGCACTGGCTGATTCTGGGGGCCATGAATGGTGAAGTACACCTTCGTGATCTTCAGCAAGGTTTATCCAAGTCGATTCACGTCTTCAAGTCGGGACTTCAACGAACACCTATCATCGCTATCTCTGGAGATAGTAAATATCTTTTTTACTCGCAACCGGGATCAGGGGGGATGCTTCATAATTTATTGACCGGCAAAACAGTGGAGATCAAGGGGAGCTCTGGCGAGATTACCTGCGCTGATTTTGGAGTGGACCGTGAGGGGAGTATACCTACAACCACCGGGCTCCTTTTGGGCAGCTCGGATGGTGTCTTCCAGCCGTGGAATGTGGAGACGGGTGAGCCACTCAAAGACCCAAGAACGAAAGATGATAGCCCGATTAATGATGATAGTCCCATCACATCACTGCTGAATTCAGGTCCTCATGATGTGGTTTTTGCTCGCAAAAATGGCATGTTCGCCGTCTGGAACTGGAATCAAGACTTTCCCGTTGTACCAGGCTATCAAGATATCCGAGGCAAGATCACTCAGGTTAATCGGATGGGAGAGATGATACTTGGTTTGACGGATGCAAATGTCGTACAGATGTGGAATTATGGCACAAGCCAAGAATCATTACTGAGCCAGACTTTATTTGTGACCTATGAAGACACCTATGAAAAAATCTATAATATTGTCACGTCGCCAGAAAATCATGCTTTTTCGATTGTAGGTAGTGATTATGCCGTTCAAATATGGCAGATCAGCCTCCCACTGATTCCTAATGGCTTTGGCACACCTCTACATGCTGAGTTTGCATCAGATGGAAAGTCCCTATTGACCGCGACGAAAGAAGGACACATACGTCTCAGTAGCCTAGATACTGCCCTTTTGCAGTGGGAAGGGATTCCTAACCTAGATGAAAATGGGAATGAAATAAAATCATTCACCATGCCAGCAATGCATCAATCTGCTTTTCTTAAAAAAACGGATCAATTTGTTGCCGCGACTCGACGAGGACAAATTCAGGTGTGGAAGCGCCAAGGTGAGCTGAGAAGGCAGGGCAGTAATCGTGTTGTCCTAGAAGGGTTCAAGCCACTTTTGCGGATCAATGCCCATAAGGCAGCTATCCAAAATTTTAGTTATTGCCCTGAGCAGGATCTGCTGATTTCGGGCAGCCAAGATAAGACAATTAAGGTTTGGGACACGAGAGACTGGCATCGTCTACGTGAGATTTTTGTTGATGCACCTGTTTATTCCCTCCGAGCAGCCCGAAGTGCTCGCTGGGTGGCGGCTGCTTGTAGCGATGGTAGTACACGTGTCTTTGATGTCTCCACGGGAAATCTCTTGACATCCCTTGCTCCAGCAGGGCGCGAGCTGAAACTAAGAACTCCTACACGGCCCTGGGATGTAGAGTTCACTCCAGATGAGCAGCACGTTGTTGTTGGTGAGACGGATGGGAAAGTTCGTATTTGGGATTGGAAAGCCAAGCGGCTTTATGGTGAGCTCAACATTCGCGGCAGTGATATTAGTTCGGTTAATTTTTCTCCAGATGCTCGTTGGCTGGCTGTGGCGGGAATTGCTGGTCTGCGTAGTGAGGGCACGGTTAGCCTATGGAGATGGCCCGAAGCACGGGAGGCACTACGTCGGGGGGAAACTCCACGTCCTGCCTTGGTAGTGCCCATCTCAGCTAAAAAGATCAACACCGTTCGCTTCTCACCGGATAGTCATTGGATTGTCGTTGCCAGTGAGGACGGACTTGCTCGCGTCCTACCCATTACTGCGGAAGCATGCCTCCTGCAAAGCCAAAAGATGCTACAGAGCATCCCGCCAGGAGGGGGTGAGGTAAAGGTTGAGTTCCCCACTACCGCGCAAGCAGAGTCCCCGAAAAAGATACAAAAGCCATGA
- a CDS encoding type IV secretory system conjugative DNA transfer family protein encodes MGKSRLYLSLLRQQLEQGDSVVMLDPKPDTIHQVMALALELGIPPEKIAYLAPQFESIGVPGWNLFLAEPGRNPIQAAKQFSSLFEGLVGELGARMRPFLENLLLLLFLHGNMSLLELMHCLGDSRYRDVLVHAPVEAADPFIISQIREFFARFGQLSQSDQTLTLAALQNKLQTLSYSSYFRALLCAQSNSLSLPLLWQEQRIVVVHMDEVLLGVKEAHFLGGLLVNSLYQAMLQKPDGGARAVVLAIDELGQLIPFLSTSVLESIVTLARSKRLRLQVATQNFSQLSSELQTRLMSSASTRVFFRLGPQDARLVTSTFSAGSAPSAASITVNCATGRGRGEAELEPVSWTQEVLDDEGEPLRISSEDWEDFQRRVALADLYETSTSGQDDNVLLLALERIVGAHGILRLYTRDPLTGQNVALRTYLKGLAPWKDFHFSGSDVVRLVIQFPQPGTPRVQQRSISDLNEFWMGRLQRMGKQSIAAYLDGDVHLLRTLDTDLPDTDSEPFQAYLRAVLQSGGQPPERIAQDHREREERRKQLMEEQVPVPENAPTTDERPAARQRRKSSPPEVVPPGDTPVLKPIPTPQEDDDGSI; translated from the coding sequence ATGGGCAAGTCTCGCCTGTACCTCTCGCTCCTGCGCCAGCAACTGGAACAAGGCGATTCTGTGGTGATGCTCGACCCCAAGCCCGATACGATCCATCAGGTCATGGCACTTGCCTTGGAACTTGGGATACCCCCCGAGAAGATTGCCTATCTTGCCCCACAGTTCGAGTCCATCGGTGTACCGGGCTGGAATCTGTTCCTGGCTGAACCTGGGCGCAATCCGATTCAGGCGGCCAAGCAGTTCAGTTCGCTCTTTGAAGGACTGGTTGGGGAACTGGGAGCGCGAATGCGGCCCTTCCTTGAGAACCTGCTCCTGTTGCTCTTCTTACATGGGAACATGTCGCTCCTAGAGCTGATGCACTGCCTGGGGGACTCGCGCTATCGTGACGTACTGGTTCACGCCCCCGTGGAAGCAGCGGACCCTTTCATTATCAGCCAGATTCGGGAGTTCTTTGCCCGCTTTGGACAGCTCTCTCAGAGTGACCAGACCCTGACCCTCGCCGCGCTTCAGAACAAGCTCCAGACCCTATCGTACTCCAGCTACTTCCGGGCGCTGCTGTGTGCACAGTCCAACTCGCTCTCGTTGCCGTTACTCTGGCAGGAGCAACGCATCGTTGTTGTCCACATGGATGAGGTTCTGCTTGGGGTCAAAGAGGCACATTTCCTGGGCGGCCTGCTGGTCAATAGTCTCTACCAGGCGATGCTCCAGAAACCCGATGGTGGTGCTCGTGCTGTGGTGCTCGCGATAGATGAATTGGGTCAACTGATCCCCTTTCTATCGACCTCGGTGCTGGAGTCCATCGTTACCTTGGCTCGCTCCAAGCGGCTTCGGCTCCAGGTCGCCACCCAGAACTTCAGCCAGCTCTCCAGCGAGCTTCAGACCCGCTTGATGAGCAGTGCATCCACACGAGTTTTCTTCCGGCTCGGGCCTCAAGATGCACGACTGGTGACCTCAACATTCTCAGCAGGAAGTGCCCCCAGTGCTGCCTCTATCACAGTGAACTGCGCAACAGGCCGGGGGCGTGGCGAAGCCGAACTAGAGCCAGTTAGCTGGACACAAGAGGTTTTGGATGACGAGGGTGAGCCGCTCAGAATCTCTTCCGAGGACTGGGAAGACTTTCAGCGCCGCGTAGCCCTTGCCGATCTTTACGAGACCAGCACTAGTGGGCAGGACGACAATGTACTCTTGCTGGCGCTGGAGAGGATTGTCGGTGCACACGGGATACTGCGACTCTACACACGTGACCCCCTCACGGGTCAAAATGTCGCGCTCCGAACCTACCTCAAGGGTCTCGCTCCTTGGAAAGACTTTCACTTCAGCGGATCGGATGTGGTGCGGCTTGTGATTCAGTTTCCCCAACCGGGCACTCCTCGGGTTCAGCAGCGCAGCATCAGCGATTTAAATGAGTTCTGGATGGGGCGGCTCCAAAGGATGGGCAAGCAAAGCATCGCGGCCTACCTCGATGGGGATGTCCATTTACTCCGCACCCTCGACACGGATTTGCCTGATACCGACTCCGAGCCATTTCAAGCCTATCTTCGCGCGGTGCTCCAGTCGGGCGGACAGCCACCGGAGCGAATCGCCCAAGATCACCGGGAGCGTGAAGAGCGCAGGAAACAGCTCATGGAGGAGCAAGTGCCCGTGCCGGAAAATGCCCCCACTACCGACGAGAGACCAGCAGCGCGCCAGAGGCGAAAATCGTCACCACCAGAAGTCGTCCCTCCAGGCGATACGCCGGTTCTGAAGCCTATTCCTACACCACAGGAGGACGATGATGGAAGCATCTAA
- a CDS encoding type I restriction endonuclease subunit M, which translates to MSVYQRPIKFSLGKVYVTTAAVEALIRNDEELMHLLKRHREGDYGAEMCYDDRVVNEESIKRGGRVLSNYTLKDKTVIWIITSAGWQETVAMVREEY; encoded by the coding sequence ATGAGCGTCTATCAGCGGCCCATCAAGTTCTCTCTGGGCAAGGTCTATGTCACCACTGCCGCAGTCGAGGCCCTGATCCGTAACGATGAGGAGCTGATGCACCTACTCAAGCGGCATCGAGAAGGCGACTACGGCGCGGAGATGTGCTACGACGACCGAGTCGTAAACGAGGAGTCTATCAAGCGCGGTGGACGTGTTCTCTCAAACTATACGCTCAAGGATAAGACAGTCATCTGGATCATCACAAGCGCAGGCTGGCAAGAGACGGTCGCAATGGTCAGGGAGGAGTACTGA
- a CDS encoding DUF932 domain-containing protein: MTLTLDGVCDRVSADDTGKHDHLVSVHELSLQNGRLYFPGADDDGFGFALSPWAMGQACTRLGMPAAYFAKCPPELQDRQFNYWRSLDEEARKKAGGDGGDTWTIRAKNATVRGVLSARYEKLDNRQLVNALQPALAGTEYQVKLFDLCDEGFHLRVIDPRMSRLALPGDPLVVAIHIANSEVGLRAVTIDACIFRQVCSNGLLRKMAGKSLLRQRHIHVAQEAFVPSLQEAIGQARLVAAAFIEQMILSTKTVVPDPARAIEILADAWKLSKQTAEYIKFGLLGEAHQESMYGLLNAVTNAAQRLPVEGRVELETLASILIDTNDTRRESASLRQRILTPRALVGA, encoded by the coding sequence ATGACTCTCACCCTAGATGGAGTCTGTGATCGCGTGAGCGCAGACGACACAGGAAAGCACGACCACCTCGTGTCAGTGCACGAACTCTCCCTGCAAAACGGCAGGCTTTACTTCCCAGGAGCAGACGACGACGGTTTCGGCTTCGCTCTCTCCCCTTGGGCGATGGGACAAGCCTGCACTCGCCTCGGCATGCCCGCCGCCTACTTTGCCAAGTGCCCTCCCGAGCTCCAAGATCGTCAGTTCAACTACTGGCGCTCCCTGGACGAAGAGGCGCGCAAGAAAGCAGGGGGCGATGGCGGAGACACTTGGACGATACGCGCCAAGAACGCCACCGTCCGCGGGGTGCTCTCGGCGCGCTACGAGAAGCTCGACAACCGCCAGCTCGTAAACGCCTTACAGCCCGCTCTGGCGGGCACGGAGTATCAGGTAAAGCTCTTCGATCTCTGTGACGAAGGCTTCCACCTGCGCGTCATCGACCCAAGGATGTCCAGACTGGCTTTACCCGGCGATCCCCTGGTTGTGGCGATCCATATCGCCAACAGCGAAGTAGGGCTTCGGGCGGTTACGATAGATGCCTGCATCTTCAGGCAAGTCTGTTCAAATGGGCTTCTCAGGAAGATGGCGGGAAAGAGCCTCTTGCGCCAGCGGCATATCCATGTCGCGCAGGAAGCGTTCGTCCCTTCGCTCCAGGAAGCCATTGGCCAAGCACGGCTCGTGGCGGCGGCGTTCATCGAGCAGATGATCCTCTCCACCAAGACGGTCGTACCAGACCCGGCAAGAGCCATTGAGATACTGGCCGATGCTTGGAAGCTCTCCAAGCAGACAGCCGAGTACATCAAGTTCGGTTTGCTGGGCGAGGCGCACCAGGAGAGCATGTATGGGCTACTGAATGCGGTGACCAACGCCGCGCAGAGGCTCCCTGTCGAGGGTCGTGTCGAGCTGGAGACACTGGCAAGCATCCTGATCGACACCAACGACACCCGGCGAGAAAGTGCCTCGCTACGGCAGCGCATTCTCACGCCACGGGCACTGGTGGGCGCATGA
- a CDS encoding replication-relaxation family protein: MQVTPRRLAILRYLAEQRVLTAKQLALLLPAPEKAIRGHTRALYDAGLLDVIAVSRLALTGSEAINDSSLLFGSAPNLYVLTRDGRNLLFEGGLISKEQRERQSPKYGPRNSFYLAHELAIRDVFVWLEQSRRIWESEPAQWHEAKEAYLTLPATQSTSACELHPDAWFQVGLGSLAPGRKLSAFVEVDRGTERGVTRWREKVLGYYGLFATPSLIPAVLGTTRTRVIVTVPDAVRRDSLAAQIGDITGESGIAQHFYLVVASDLSPSVWSAPLWQQPNQAALVPLLPPAITKGSLP; this comes from the coding sequence GTGCAGGTCACACCGCGCCGACTCGCGATCTTACGCTACCTGGCCGAGCAGAGGGTTCTCACCGCCAAGCAGCTGGCACTCCTGCTTCCGGCCCCTGAGAAGGCGATTCGTGGACACACCCGTGCCCTTTATGACGCTGGTCTACTGGACGTGATCGCTGTCTCACGACTTGCCCTGACAGGCAGCGAGGCGATAAATGATTCCTCCTTGCTCTTTGGCTCGGCTCCAAATCTCTATGTTCTCACTCGGGATGGGCGCAATCTCCTTTTCGAAGGGGGGCTGATCTCCAAGGAGCAACGTGAGAGGCAGTCGCCTAAGTACGGTCCGCGCAACTCGTTCTATCTGGCCCATGAGCTGGCGATTCGTGATGTATTTGTGTGGCTGGAGCAGAGCCGCCGCATCTGGGAAAGCGAGCCTGCTCAGTGGCACGAGGCCAAAGAAGCATATCTGACCCTCCCTGCGACACAGAGCACCTCTGCCTGTGAGCTACATCCCGACGCCTGGTTTCAGGTGGGGTTGGGGAGCCTTGCCCCTGGGAGAAAGCTGAGTGCCTTTGTCGAAGTGGATCGGGGAACAGAGCGGGGGGTGACTCGCTGGCGGGAGAAGGTATTGGGCTACTACGGCCTCTTTGCCACCCCCTCCCTGATTCCGGCGGTGCTGGGTACCACTCGCACCCGTGTCATTGTGACGGTTCCTGATGCCGTGCGCCGCGACTCCCTAGCCGCGCAGATAGGGGACATTACCGGCGAGAGCGGTATCGCCCAGCACTTCTATCTCGTGGTTGCCTCCGATTTATCTCCCAGCGTCTGGAGTGCCCCTCTTTGGCAACAGCCCAATCAGGCGGCACTTGTACCACTCCTACCTCCCGCAATAACGAAAGGATCTCTCCCATGA